A window of the Buchnera aphidicola (Tetraneura ulmi) genome harbors these coding sequences:
- the dnaE gene encoding DNA polymerase III subunit alpha produces the protein MIDSQFIHLRIHSDYSLFDGICKPKELVRHAFKLGFPAITITDLNNLFGIVKFYKESNKLGIKPIIGVDCTIQSCFINGNDNFSKLTLLAKNNEGYKNLIILISKSYKNRDTKLKIGVFIKQKWLLKYKRGLIILSGGCFGDFGINIIKENFSCFKECIEFYKRYFPNSFYIELNRLGFYDEKKYLEIAVNTAISEKLPVVATNFCCFLYKKDFYEHTVRVSINQGLSINDSNFLNKYTNNQYLKTNKEMNELFSDIPESIHNTLEIAKRCNVFLKLGNRFLPNFFTGSLSTSNFLVSKSKKGLEKRLKKNFPNEKTRSRIRFKYDKRLSLELKIINSMGFSGYFLIVMEFIEWAKKNKIPVGPGRGSGAGSLVAYCLSITELDPLLFNLLFERFLNMDRVSLPDFDIDFCMKKRDRVIEHVSNLYGQESVSQIITFGTMTAKAVIRDVGRALGYNYGFVNSISKKIPLDPGITLKKALSINNELLSMYNSNENVKKVIDLSKKLEGVTRNVGKHAGGVVISPKRIINFSPLYYDESGNNQITQFDKDDIESVGLVKFDFLGLKTLTVIDYAVRMINKIKKIENKPLLNINDINLNEVECYNFLQTAETTGIFQLESKGMKDLIKRLKPDSFEDIISLIALFRPGPLQSGMVDNFIARKHGLEKIFYPDKKWQHISLKLILDSTYGIILYQEQVMQIAQVLAGYTLSQADILRRAMGKKKPEEMVKQRSIFKKGARKNNINPSLSIKIFDLLEKFSGYGFNKSHSAAYALLSYQTLWLKVNYPLEFFSSILTEEIDNTRKISFIIKEIIRMKINFLSPNINLSKYGCFVSKNRKIILGLGMIKGIGKSIISSILENRKKKGIFLDFFDLCVRIGHKKLTRTVLLKLIKAGSLDIFKLDRDVLVNMLPKIIKLSRQYLIEKQTHQNLIFNSSRTKLMEQIKNESILYKNVIWTNLDKLIFEKDVFGFYLSSHPIYIYIKEVKFVFDVCWISDIFKKKHKHVCNIMGIINQIKKKITTKSKTILTLILDDNSSTIELVFFSNTYEKYKDLLFKDNIIIVNGYVSFRYNNTFSNYRFIVQSIIDIKTFRKKYIKKCYVCLNEVDTNEFLLKSLSKILEKHSLFGTIPICIKYVHKNNFLSSKFQLGKSWLINVTDIFLYEIKMLCGEKNFYITYKKVK, from the coding sequence ATGATTGATAGTCAGTTTATTCATTTACGTATTCATAGTGACTATTCATTGTTTGATGGAATTTGTAAACCTAAAGAATTAGTTCGACATGCATTTAAATTAGGTTTTCCAGCAATTACAATTACAGATTTAAATAATTTGTTTGGAATAGTAAAATTTTATAAAGAATCTAATAAATTAGGAATAAAACCGATTATAGGAGTTGATTGTACAATACAATCTTGTTTTATAAATGGTAATGATAATTTTTCAAAATTAACATTATTAGCAAAAAATAATGAAGGATATAAAAATTTAATTATTTTAATTTCTAAGTCGTATAAAAATAGAGATACAAAGTTAAAGATTGGTGTTTTTATAAAACAAAAATGGTTATTAAAATATAAACGAGGGTTAATTATCCTATCAGGAGGTTGTTTTGGAGATTTTGGTATAAATATAATTAAAGAAAATTTTAGTTGTTTTAAAGAATGTATTGAATTTTATAAAAGATATTTTCCTAATTCTTTTTATATTGAACTAAATAGGTTAGGGTTTTATGATGAAAAAAAATATTTAGAAATTGCTGTTAATACAGCAATTTCAGAAAAATTACCAGTAGTTGCAACAAATTTTTGTTGTTTCCTTTATAAAAAAGATTTTTATGAACATACAGTACGTGTTTCAATCAATCAAGGGTTATCTATAAATGATTCTAATTTTTTGAATAAATATACAAACAATCAGTATTTGAAAACTAATAAAGAAATGAATGAATTGTTTTCTGATATTCCAGAATCAATTCATAATACGTTAGAAATTGCTAAAAGATGTAATGTATTTTTAAAGTTAGGAAATAGATTTCTTCCTAATTTTTTCACAGGTTCATTAAGTACAAGTAATTTTTTAGTTTCTAAATCGAAAAAAGGGTTAGAAAAACGATTGAAAAAAAATTTTCCTAATGAAAAAACTAGATCTAGAATTCGTTTTAAATACGATAAACGTTTATCGTTAGAATTAAAAATTATTAATTCGATGGGGTTTTCAGGTTATTTTTTGATTGTTATGGAATTTATAGAATGGGCAAAGAAAAATAAAATTCCAGTTGGTCCAGGACGAGGATCAGGAGCAGGATCGCTTGTTGCATATTGTTTGTCTATTACAGAATTAGATCCTTTATTATTTAATTTATTGTTTGAACGTTTTTTGAATATGGATAGGGTTTCATTACCAGATTTTGATATAGATTTTTGTATGAAAAAGCGAGATCGGGTAATTGAACATGTATCAAATTTATATGGTCAAGAATCAGTTTCTCAAATCATTACTTTTGGTACTATGACTGCTAAAGCAGTTATTAGAGATGTTGGACGAGCTTTAGGGTATAATTATGGATTTGTTAATAGTATTTCTAAAAAAATCCCTTTAGATCCAGGAATTACATTAAAAAAAGCATTGTCTATTAATAATGAATTACTATCAATGTATAACAGTAATGAGAATGTTAAAAAAGTAATAGATTTGTCTAAAAAATTAGAAGGAGTAACTAGAAACGTTGGAAAACATGCTGGTGGCGTGGTTATATCTCCAAAAAGAATAATTAATTTTTCTCCTTTATATTATGACGAATCAGGTAATAATCAAATTACTCAATTTGATAAAGACGATATCGAGAGTGTTGGTTTAGTTAAATTTGATTTTTTAGGTTTAAAAACTTTGACTGTTATTGATTATGCAGTAAGAATGATTAATAAAATAAAAAAAATAGAAAATAAACCTTTGTTAAATATTAATGATATTAATTTAAATGAAGTTGAATGTTACAATTTTTTACAAACAGCTGAAACTACAGGAATATTTCAATTAGAATCGAAAGGTATGAAAGATTTGATAAAACGATTAAAACCAGATTCATTTGAAGATATTATTTCTTTAATTGCTTTATTTCGTCCAGGACCATTACAATCTGGAATGGTTGATAATTTTATTGCTAGAAAACATGGATTAGAGAAAATTTTTTACCCAGATAAAAAATGGCAACATATTTCTTTAAAATTAATATTAGATTCTACTTATGGAATTATTTTATATCAAGAACAAGTGATGCAAATTGCGCAAGTTTTAGCTGGATATACACTGTCTCAAGCTGATATTTTACGACGAGCTATGGGAAAAAAAAAACCGGAAGAAATGGTCAAACAAAGATCAATTTTTAAGAAAGGAGCCAGAAAAAATAATATAAATCCAAGTTTATCAATTAAAATTTTTGATTTATTAGAAAAATTTTCAGGTTATGGATTTAACAAATCACATTCAGCAGCATATGCACTTTTATCTTATCAAACTTTATGGTTAAAGGTTAATTATCCGTTAGAATTTTTTTCTTCAATATTAACAGAAGAAATAGATAATACTAGAAAAATTTCTTTTATTATTAAAGAAATAATTCGAATGAAAATAAATTTTTTATCTCCTAATATTAATTTAAGTAAATATGGTTGTTTTGTTAGTAAAAATAGAAAAATAATATTAGGTCTTGGTATGATCAAGGGAATAGGAAAAAGTATTATTTCATCTATTTTAGAAAACAGAAAGAAAAAAGGAATTTTTTTAGATTTTTTTGATTTATGTGTTCGAATTGGTCATAAAAAATTAACTCGTACAGTATTATTAAAATTGATTAAAGCTGGTTCTTTAGACATTTTTAAATTAGATCGTGATGTTTTAGTGAATATGTTGCCTAAAATTATAAAGTTATCTCGTCAATATTTGATTGAGAAACAAACTCATCAGAATCTTATTTTTAATAGTTCTAGAACAAAACTAATGGAACAAATAAAAAATGAATCTATTCTTTATAAAAATGTAATTTGGACTAATTTAGATAAATTAATTTTTGAAAAAGATGTTTTTGGTTTTTATTTAAGTAGTCATCCGATTTATATATATATAAAAGAAGTAAAGTTTGTATTTGATGTTTGTTGGATATCTGATATTTTTAAAAAAAAACACAAACATGTTTGTAATATAATGGGTATTATTAATCAAATTAAAAAAAAGATAACCACTAAAAGTAAAACTATCTTAACATTAATTTTAGACGATAATTCTTCAACAATAGAGCTTGTTTTTTTTTCTAACACATATGAAAAATACAAGGATCTTTTGTTTAAAGATAATATTATTATAGTTAATGGATACGTTTCTTTTAGGTACAATAATACTTTTTCAAATTATAGATTCATTGTCCAAAGTATTATAGATATAAAAACATTTAGAAAAAAATATATAAAAAAATGTTACGTATGTTTGAATGAAGTAGATACTAATGAATTCTTATTAAAATCTTTATCCAAAATTTTAGAAAAGCATTCTTTATTTGGAACTATACCAATATGTATAAAATACGTTCACAAGAATAATTTTTTATCTTCTAAATTTCAGTTAGGAAAAAGTTGGCTAATTAATGTTACAGATATATTTTTATATGAAATAAAAATGTTATGTGGAGAGAAAAATTTTTACATTACATATAAAAAAGTCAAATAG
- the proS gene encoding proline--tRNA ligase gives MKTKNYYLFTMKQINKNSKISISHKLMLKAGLIRQLSSGTYTWLPMGVKVIKKIKNIIRTELNNIGGIEIYMPTIQSSEIWKQSGRRETYGKELFKLIDRKKKEFVLAPTHEEVVTSLIAQEIHSYKQLPLILYQIQNKYRDEIRAKAGVVRSREFIMKDAYSFHENSTSLKNTYEKMIYTYTNIFKKMKLKFNLIKANSNHIGGDISHEFQTNTKKKITKKNIKYEIIDDNPIEIAHIFQIKKKYTSIFNTKIQNKSGIKKIITMGCYGIGITRLVSAIIQQHHDEKGIIWPNTLSPFQIAIIPVNLYKSKIVNNISIEIYKILKKNKFDVLFDNRKERTGVIFNEMDLIGIPHQIIVSEKLSKKKEIEYRDRKKHVSEILKKNNIINFITKKIKE, from the coding sequence ATGAAAACAAAGAACTATTATCTTTTTACTATGAAACAAATAAATAAAAATTCTAAAATTAGTATAAGTCATAAATTAATGCTAAAAGCAGGATTAATCAGACAACTATCTTCTGGAACATATACCTGGTTACCAATGGGTGTAAAAGTAATTAAAAAAATCAAAAATATTATTAGAACAGAACTAAATAATATTGGAGGAATAGAAATTTATATGCCAACAATACAATCTTCAGAAATTTGGAAACAAAGCGGAAGACGAGAAACATATGGAAAAGAATTATTTAAACTTATAGATAGAAAAAAAAAAGAATTTGTTTTAGCTCCTACCCACGAAGAAGTTGTAACAAGTCTAATAGCACAAGAAATACATTCTTATAAACAACTACCATTAATTTTATATCAAATACAAAATAAATACAGAGATGAAATTCGAGCAAAAGCAGGAGTTGTTCGATCAAGAGAATTCATTATGAAAGATGCTTATTCTTTTCATGAAAACTCAACATCTTTAAAAAATACGTACGAAAAAATGATATATACGTATACAAATATATTTAAAAAAATGAAATTAAAATTTAATTTAATTAAAGCAAATTCTAATCATATTGGAGGTGATATTTCTCATGAATTTCAAACTAATACAAAAAAAAAAATAACAAAAAAAAATATAAAATATGAAATTATCGATGATAATCCTATAGAAATAGCACATATTTTTCAAATTAAAAAAAAATATACATCAATTTTTAATACTAAAATACAAAACAAAAGTGGAATAAAAAAAATTATAACAATGGGTTGCTATGGTATAGGAATAACTAGATTAGTAAGTGCTATTATTCAACAACATCACGATGAAAAAGGTATCATTTGGCCAAATACTTTATCCCCTTTTCAAATTGCAATTATACCTGTAAATTTATATAAATCAAAAATAGTAAACAATATTTCTATTGAAATATATAAAATTTTAAAAAAAAATAAATTTGACGTTCTATTTGACAATAGAAAGGAAAGAACTGGAGTTATTTTCAATGAAATGGATTTAATTGGTATACCACACCAAATCATAGTCAGTGAAAAACTATCAAAAAAAAAAGAAATAGAATATCGAGATAGAAAAAAACATGTTTCTGAAATTTTAAAAAAAAATAATATAATAAATTTTATTACTAAAAAAATAAAAGAATAA
- a CDS encoding EscU/YscU/HrcU family type III secretion system export apparatus switch protein encodes MSTYQSNDEKTEKPTHYRLKKVYKKGEFNKNSRDVNSIVILIVFLLGFKFLYFTIFSKFQNVMKVCFLFCGNFRSEHFDNKISLILNDFFKILFFYFLLFFFSLLAILIFNYLMLNGRFIRFNFLRIRFSRINILKGIKSIFSYNAVLDFLKLTTKVFFLILFFILFIRNYSLNSLGFLYSIDRMKTFFLLGKNVIYFCCFYSILFIFPVVCFDILLDNYRYYKNLRMSRQEIRDEFKYIEGNPIIKFRIRNAMRISSKRNMTINVPKANVIITNPVNYAIALIYDEKTMHAPKVLVKGTGVIALKICSLGKKNHIPIMSNPILARVLYRYVEVGHYVPSKFYTVVAEVLAWAWRVQRWKRNGGKFPQKPTSFSILDEKKYKREKNV; translated from the coding sequence GTGTCTACTTATCAATCAAACGATGAAAAAACAGAAAAACCTACTCATTATAGATTGAAAAAAGTTTACAAAAAAGGAGAATTTAACAAAAATTCTAGAGACGTAAATTCAATTGTAATATTGATTGTATTTTTATTAGGTTTTAAATTTTTATATTTTACAATTTTTTCTAAATTTCAAAATGTTATGAAAGTATGTTTTTTATTTTGTGGAAATTTTAGATCAGAACATTTTGATAATAAGATATCATTAATATTAAATGATTTTTTTAAAATTTTGTTTTTTTATTTTTTATTATTTTTTTTTAGTTTATTAGCTATTTTGATTTTTAATTATTTAATGTTAAATGGTCGTTTTATTAGATTTAATTTTTTAAGAATAAGATTTTCAAGAATTAATATATTGAAAGGAATAAAGAGTATATTTTCTTATAATGCAGTCTTAGATTTTTTAAAATTAACAACAAAAGTTTTTTTTTTAATATTGTTTTTCATTTTATTTATAAGAAACTATAGTTTAAATAGTTTGGGTTTTTTATATTCAATAGATAGAATGAAAACATTTTTTTTATTAGGAAAAAATGTAATTTATTTTTGTTGTTTTTATTCTATTTTATTTATTTTTCCAGTTGTTTGTTTTGATATATTACTAGATAACTATCGTTATTATAAAAATTTAAGAATGAGTCGTCAAGAAATAAGAGATGAATTTAAATACATAGAGGGAAATCCAATTATTAAATTTAGAATTCGAAATGCAATGCGAATTTCTTCTAAAAGAAATATGACTATTAACGTTCCTAAAGCAAATGTAATTATTACTAATCCAGTTAATTATGCAATTGCGTTAATATATGACGAAAAAACTATGCATGCACCAAAAGTTTTAGTGAAAGGTACAGGAGTAATAGCATTAAAAATTTGTAGTTTAGGAAAAAAAAATCATATTCCTATAATGTCTAATCCAATTTTAGCACGTGTTTTATATCGTTATGTTGAAGTTGGTCACTACGTTCCTAGTAAATTTTATACAGTAGTAGCTGAAGTATTAGCGTGGGCATGGAGAGTACAAAGATGGAAAAGAAATGGAGGAAAATTTCCACAAAAACCAACTAGTTTTTCTATTTTAGATGAAAAAAAATACAAGAGAGAAAAAAATGTTTAA
- the flhA gene encoding flagellar biosynthesis protein FlhA — translation MFNFIKTSKIANSFNSFQWHILSGPILILIILSMVVVPLPSFILDLFFTFNIALSIMILLSAMFTKNILEFAAFPSILLFSTLLRLALNVASTRIILLNGHTGSAAAGYVVESFGHFLVGGNFVIGSIVFIILVIINFMVITKGAGRIAEVGARFILDGMPGKQMAIDADLNAGIIGENEAKNRRMEISQEADFYGSMDGASKFVRGDAIAGILIMIINVVGGLVIAVFQHQMQLGQAAKVYTLLTIGDGLVAQIPALVISTAAGVIVTRVTTEQNVGEQIVSQLLCDFRVIFLSSIVLGILGLVPGMPNFIFLFFSSLLMFFSWKLYKSHSKKTFEDFFKNEKKIDKEKTLIKDASWKDVRLENVLGIELGSSLLSLIDSNSDQDLKNRISLIRKKFTKDIGFLPSRIHIYNNPDLEKNNYRILIRGVEVGYGIVFVDRFLSINSGNVKFSDDNISNSNNLIHEPAFGLDAYWIDIDQVEEAKKIGYTVVSTSVVIVTHLNKLMLDYSHKLFGREEAKSLLECVSKDVPKLVEDLIPNLISLTVFHRVVYNLLFENVPIRDIRTIIETLIEQDSNIQNQPQQLTVFVRIALGKIITQKFFPKTVKIIEVITLDHQLEKLFLQIIQSSEGKIEPGLSEKVFYQTEIAINKQKSLNLPIVLLVRNELREYISYFLRQRFTELTVISNSELYVDDKIIKSVNIIGKH, via the coding sequence ATGTTTAATTTTATTAAAACGTCTAAAATTGCAAATAGTTTTAATTCTTTTCAATGGCATATATTATCTGGTCCAATATTAATATTAATTATATTATCTATGGTAGTAGTTCCATTACCTTCTTTTATTTTAGATTTGTTTTTTACATTTAATATAGCTTTATCAATAATGATATTGCTATCAGCAATGTTTACTAAAAACATACTAGAGTTTGCAGCTTTTCCAAGTATTTTATTATTTTCAACTTTGTTGAGATTAGCTTTAAATGTTGCTTCTACTAGAATTATTTTATTGAATGGTCATACTGGATCAGCAGCAGCGGGGTATGTAGTAGAATCTTTTGGACATTTTTTAGTTGGTGGGAATTTTGTAATTGGAAGCATTGTTTTTATTATATTAGTAATAATTAATTTTATGGTTATTACTAAAGGAGCTGGAAGGATTGCAGAAGTAGGAGCTCGTTTTATATTAGATGGAATGCCAGGCAAACAAATGGCAATTGATGCTGATTTAAATGCAGGAATAATAGGAGAAAACGAAGCTAAAAATCGTAGAATGGAAATTTCTCAAGAAGCTGATTTTTATGGATCTATGGATGGAGCAAGTAAATTTGTTAGAGGTGATGCAATAGCTGGAATATTAATAATGATAATCAATGTTGTTGGTGGTTTGGTTATTGCTGTTTTTCAACATCAAATGCAATTAGGACAAGCAGCAAAAGTTTATACTTTATTAACGATAGGAGATGGATTAGTAGCTCAAATTCCTGCTTTAGTAATTTCTACAGCTGCTGGAGTAATAGTAACTAGAGTAACTACTGAACAAAATGTTGGTGAACAAATAGTAAGTCAATTACTTTGTGATTTTAGAGTCATTTTTTTAAGTTCGATTGTATTAGGAATTTTAGGATTAGTTCCTGGTATGCCAAATTTTATTTTTTTATTTTTTTCTTCGTTGTTGATGTTTTTTTCTTGGAAATTATATAAGAGTCATTCTAAAAAAACTTTTGAAGATTTTTTTAAAAATGAAAAAAAAATTGATAAAGAAAAAACATTAATTAAAGATGCTTCTTGGAAAGACGTTCGATTAGAAAATGTTTTAGGGATTGAGTTAGGTTCTTCTTTGCTATCTTTAATTGATTCTAACTCTGATCAAGATTTAAAAAACCGAATTTCTTTAATTAGAAAAAAATTTACTAAAGATATTGGATTTTTGCCTTCTAGAATTCATATTTACAATAATCCTGATTTAGAAAAAAATAATTATAGAATATTAATTAGAGGTGTAGAAGTAGGTTATGGTATTGTTTTTGTTGATCGTTTTTTATCTATCAATTCTGGAAACGTTAAGTTTAGTGATGATAATATATCAAATTCAAATAATTTAATACATGAACCTGCTTTTGGTTTGGATGCATATTGGATTGATATTGATCAAGTAGAAGAAGCAAAAAAGATAGGTTATACAGTTGTTAGTACTAGTGTTGTAATAGTTACTCATTTGAATAAATTGATGTTAGATTATTCTCATAAACTATTCGGTAGAGAAGAAGCTAAAAGTCTTCTTGAATGTGTATCAAAAGATGTTCCTAAGTTAGTAGAAGATTTAATTCCTAATTTAATTAGTTTAACTGTTTTTCATAGAGTAGTATATAATTTACTATTTGAAAATGTTCCTATCAGAGATATTCGTACTATAATAGAAACATTAATAGAACAAGATTCAAATATTCAAAATCAACCTCAACAATTGACAGTTTTTGTAAGAATTGCATTAGGTAAAATTATTACTCAAAAATTTTTTCCAAAAACTGTAAAAATTATTGAAGTTATAACTTTAGATCATCAATTAGAAAAATTATTCTTACAAATTATTCAATCTAGCGAAGGTAAAATAGAACCTGGTTTGTCAGAGAAAGTTTTTTATCAAACTGAAATTGCTATAAACAAACAAAAATCTTTGAATTTACCAATTGTTTTATTAGTAAGAAATGAATTAAGAGAATATATTTCTTATTTTTTAAGACAAAGATTTACAGAATTAACTGTTATATCTAATTCAGAATTATACGTTGATGACAAAATTATTAAATCAGTCAATATAATTGGAAAACATTGA